The following proteins come from a genomic window of Nocardioides albertanoniae:
- a CDS encoding ABC transporter produces the protein MHRSTLAGIVTGLTLAATTGCGSNAAPADDTGTGPDQTRDHGAVDGAQEVAEPQLHLTTIDEAGTVAQLDLLEGSSAEIGRIGEPSAVDSDGRYLFATTADGVEIVDSGMWTWDHGDHFHYYRGEPKRLGTVAGEGEAKVATGPLSTAGATGVFFAGSGDAVLLDNEALADGKPKELFRIETGSRDGLVAPVGDGALVTVAGGEVTGLRYHDADGDASGEQIPCAEASGTITTKVGVVVGCADGAVLATETDGRIAFEQIPYPSQAPRATRFDGRKNRPTVAGLSGKSGIWLLDTRERRWTHLDAGASLRQVAAVDDEEGHVLALDTTGRVRVFAAEGGKQLAVTEPLVGDAAAGVDLVVDQERAYLNDPAEGVVHEIDYADDARIARTLETPTAPVFFTETGR, from the coding sequence ATGCACCGCAGCACACTCGCCGGCATCGTCACAGGGCTGACGCTGGCCGCGACCACGGGATGCGGCAGCAACGCCGCCCCTGCTGACGACACGGGCACCGGCCCGGACCAGACCCGGGACCACGGCGCCGTCGACGGCGCCCAGGAGGTCGCCGAGCCGCAGCTGCACCTGACCACGATCGACGAGGCCGGCACCGTCGCCCAGCTCGACCTCCTCGAGGGGAGCTCGGCCGAGATCGGCCGGATCGGGGAGCCGAGCGCGGTCGACTCCGACGGCCGCTACCTGTTCGCGACCACCGCCGACGGCGTCGAGATCGTCGACAGCGGCATGTGGACCTGGGACCACGGCGACCACTTCCACTACTACCGGGGCGAGCCCAAGCGACTCGGCACGGTCGCGGGGGAGGGCGAGGCGAAGGTCGCGACCGGGCCGCTGTCGACCGCCGGGGCGACCGGGGTGTTCTTCGCGGGCAGCGGCGACGCGGTCCTGCTCGACAACGAGGCACTCGCCGACGGGAAGCCGAAGGAGCTGTTCCGGATCGAGACCGGCTCGCGCGACGGCCTGGTCGCCCCGGTCGGCGACGGTGCCCTGGTGACGGTCGCCGGCGGTGAGGTGACCGGGCTGCGCTATCACGACGCCGACGGCGATGCGTCCGGGGAGCAGATCCCGTGCGCGGAGGCGAGCGGCACCATCACCACCAAGGTCGGCGTGGTCGTCGGCTGCGCCGACGGTGCGGTGCTCGCCACCGAGACGGACGGCCGGATCGCGTTCGAGCAGATCCCCTACCCGAGCCAGGCGCCCCGCGCGACCCGGTTCGACGGGCGCAAGAACCGCCCGACGGTCGCGGGGCTCTCCGGGAAGAGCGGGATCTGGCTGCTCGACACCCGCGAGCGGCGCTGGACCCACCTCGACGCCGGCGCGTCGCTGCGTCAGGTCGCCGCCGTCGACGACGAGGAGGGACACGTGCTCGCCCTCGACACCACCGGCCGGGTGCGTGTCTTCGCCGCCGAAGGCGGCAAGCAGCTCGCCGTGACCGAGCCGCTCGTCGGCGACGCCGCCGCGGGGGTCGACCTGGTCGTCGACCAGGAGCGGGCCTACCTCAACGATCCGGCCGAAGGGGTCGTTCACGAGATCGACTACGCCGACGACGCACGGATCGCGCGGACGCTCGAGACGCCCACCGCCCCGGTGTTCTTCACGGAGACGGGCCGATGA
- the aztB gene encoding zinc ABC transporter permease AztB, with translation MSSITEPFRADFMLQALAGGVLVAAICGVVGTWVVIRGMAFLGEAIGHGMLPGVALATVLGAPVMLGGAVSAIVMSATIGALQRRGRLTYDTSIGLLFVAMLSLGVIIISHSRSFATDATAMLFGDVLALGLDDLTVLAVALVVTLAIAVGFHRAFVASAFDPRIARTLGLHPQLAQVMLVGLVTLAVVASYQAVGSLLVIALLLAPAVAAGRWTTRIPTTMACAAAIGAVAVVIGLTASWYAGTAAGASIACAAVLTAVVSGLLRSGLGLLRRLSPTSERTPCTAAHSPASSQG, from the coding sequence GTGTCATCGATCACCGAGCCGTTCCGGGCCGACTTCATGCTGCAGGCGCTGGCCGGCGGCGTACTGGTGGCGGCCATCTGCGGGGTCGTCGGCACCTGGGTCGTGATCCGTGGGATGGCCTTCCTCGGCGAGGCGATCGGGCACGGGATGCTCCCCGGCGTCGCCCTCGCGACGGTGCTCGGTGCACCCGTCATGCTCGGCGGCGCGGTGAGCGCGATCGTGATGAGCGCGACGATCGGGGCGCTCCAGCGTCGCGGCCGGCTGACTTACGACACCAGCATCGGTCTGCTGTTCGTGGCGATGCTCTCGCTCGGCGTCATCATCATCTCCCACTCGCGCAGCTTCGCGACGGACGCGACCGCGATGCTGTTCGGTGACGTGCTCGCCCTCGGGCTCGACGACCTCACCGTCCTCGCGGTCGCCCTGGTCGTCACCCTCGCCATCGCCGTCGGCTTCCACCGAGCGTTCGTCGCCTCCGCCTTCGACCCCCGCATCGCCCGTACGTTGGGCCTGCATCCGCAGCTGGCGCAGGTGATGCTCGTCGGTCTGGTGACCCTCGCCGTGGTCGCGTCCTACCAGGCGGTCGGCTCGCTGCTCGTGATCGCGCTGCTCCTCGCGCCGGCGGTCGCCGCCGGCCGCTGGACGACGCGGATCCCGACCACCATGGCCTGCGCCGCCGCCATCGGCGCCGTCGCGGTCGTCATCGGCCTGACCGCGTCCTGGTATGCGGGCACGGCCGCCGGCGCGTCGATCGCCTGCGCGGCCGTGCTCACCGCGGTCGTCTCCGGGCTGCTCCGCAGCGGCCTCGGTCTGCTTCGCCGTCTGTCCCCCACCTCCGAAAGGACCCCATGCACCGCAGCACACTCGCCGGCATCGTCACAGGGCTGA
- the aztC gene encoding zinc ABC transporter substrate-binding protein AztC has translation MRRLAGIAGAAALALTLTGCAGGADGDDRPHIVVTTNILGDVVANTVGDAAQVTTLMRPNADPHSFEISAREAAMMRDADLIVSNGLGLEEGLQRHLDQAEDAGVETYAAGEQIDALDYSDGEAAGTPDPHFWTDPARMLDVVDGLEKAAEDIDGVDEQAVDEAAAAYVTELEELDQEMTDSFAGILEQQRSLVTNHHVFGYLADRFDFQVVGAVIPGGTTLAAPSAADLRDLTEAIERAGVATIFAESSQPDRLIQVLADEAGVDVEVSELFTESLTEQGQGADTYLSMMRANTERITSGLSPGPID, from the coding sequence ATGAGGCGCCTGGCCGGGATCGCCGGCGCGGCAGCGCTCGCGCTGACCCTCACCGGCTGCGCCGGCGGAGCCGACGGCGACGACCGCCCCCACATCGTGGTGACCACCAACATCCTCGGCGACGTCGTGGCGAACACGGTCGGCGACGCCGCCCAGGTCACCACCCTGATGCGACCGAACGCCGACCCGCACTCCTTCGAGATCTCGGCCCGTGAGGCCGCGATGATGCGGGACGCCGACCTGATCGTCTCCAACGGGCTCGGGCTCGAGGAGGGGCTCCAGCGTCACCTCGACCAGGCGGAGGACGCCGGTGTCGAGACGTACGCCGCGGGGGAGCAGATCGACGCCCTCGACTACTCCGACGGCGAGGCCGCAGGCACCCCGGACCCGCACTTCTGGACCGACCCGGCGCGGATGCTCGACGTCGTCGACGGCCTCGAAAAGGCGGCCGAGGACATCGACGGCGTCGACGAGCAGGCTGTGGACGAGGCAGCGGCGGCGTACGTCACGGAGCTCGAGGAGCTCGACCAGGAGATGACCGACTCCTTCGCGGGCATCCTGGAGCAGCAGCGCAGCCTGGTCACCAACCATCACGTCTTCGGCTACCTGGCCGACCGGTTCGACTTCCAGGTCGTCGGCGCCGTGATCCCGGGTGGCACGACCCTGGCCGCGCCGAGCGCGGCGGACCTGCGTGACCTCACCGAGGCGATCGAGCGGGCCGGCGTGGCGACGATCTTCGCCGAGTCGTCCCAGCCCGACCGCCTCATCCAGGTGCTCGCCGACGAGGCCGGCGTCGACGTCGAGGTCAGCGAGCTGTTCACCGAGTCCCTGACCGAGCAGGGCCAGGGCGCCGACACCTATCTCTCCATGATGCGCGCCAACACCGAGCGCATCACCAGCGGGCTCTCACCCGGGCCCATCGATTGA